One genomic window of Cloacibacillus sp. An23 includes the following:
- a CDS encoding sodium-dependent transporter, whose protein sequence is MGKDKSMGGVESRDQWGSRWGFIIACVGSAVGMANVWAFPYRAARYGGSSYLIPYIICVVVLGCTGVVSEIAFGRWGRSGPYATFRKALTERGRPFKNIGIIPVLGSFAMATGYAIIMGWVLRYLWGSLSGAMFAAEDVGAYFGAICGDFGSFGWHMLALGLGFAMATAGISKSIERVCKVMMPLFYVMFIYMAVRVAMMPGASEGYKYLFILPDTAHLLDPETWIFALGQAFFSLSLAGNGTIVYGSYLDKKENVLFCSMNIAVFDTLAAMLAAIVVIPAVFAFGLDPASGPPLMFITLPMIFREMTGGAMFAIIFFAAILFAAATSLVNLFETPIEMIQERFRLSRPRAVGLVIAVSALCGIFLENGNVIGEWMDVVSIYVCPVGAFIAAFIFYWIMGPRFAEKQIGLGRNGAVPAWLMPLGKYLYCGIALLVLALGIMLGGIG, encoded by the coding sequence TGCGTCGGCTCCGCCGTCGGCATGGCGAACGTCTGGGCTTTTCCTTACCGCGCCGCGAGGTACGGCGGCTCGTCGTACCTCATACCATATATAATCTGCGTCGTTGTGCTGGGCTGCACTGGCGTCGTCTCCGAGATAGCCTTCGGGCGCTGGGGGCGCAGCGGCCCGTACGCGACGTTCCGCAAGGCGCTCACTGAGCGCGGCAGGCCCTTCAAAAATATCGGCATCATCCCCGTCTTAGGTTCCTTCGCGATGGCTACCGGCTACGCGATAATAATGGGGTGGGTGCTGCGCTATCTCTGGGGTTCGCTTTCGGGCGCCATGTTCGCGGCAGAGGACGTCGGAGCATATTTCGGCGCGATATGCGGCGACTTCGGCAGCTTCGGCTGGCACATGCTCGCCCTCGGCCTCGGCTTCGCGATGGCTACGGCCGGAATATCCAAGAGCATCGAGCGAGTCTGCAAGGTTATGATGCCGCTCTTCTATGTAATGTTCATCTATATGGCTGTGCGCGTCGCCATGATGCCAGGCGCGTCCGAGGGCTACAAGTATCTCTTTATACTTCCCGACACGGCGCACCTGCTTGATCCAGAGACGTGGATTTTCGCGCTCGGGCAGGCCTTTTTCTCGCTCTCGCTCGCGGGCAACGGGACGATCGTCTACGGCTCGTACCTCGATAAGAAAGAAAACGTGCTGTTCTGTTCCATGAACATCGCGGTATTCGACACGCTTGCGGCCATGCTCGCCGCGATAGTCGTCATTCCGGCGGTATTCGCCTTCGGCCTCGACCCTGCCTCCGGGCCGCCGCTCATGTTCATAACCCTGCCGATGATTTTCCGCGAAATGACGGGCGGCGCGATGTTTGCGATAATATTCTTCGCAGCGATACTTTTCGCTGCCGCCACATCGCTCGTGAATCTCTTTGAAACTCCGATAGAGATGATACAGGAACGTTTCCGCCTCTCGCGCCCGCGCGCGGTCGGCCTCGTCATAGCGGTCTCTGCGCTCTGCGGAATCTTTCTTGAAAACGGAAACGTAATCGGTGAATGGATGGACGTCGTGTCGATTTACGTCTGTCCCGTCGGCGCTTTCATAGCGGCCTTCATTTTCTACTGGATAATGGGGCCGCGCTTCGCTGAGAAACAGATCGGCCTAGGAAGAAACGGCGCGGTTCCAGCGTGGCTGATGCCGCTCGGCAAATATCTCTACTGCGGCATAGCGCTGCTCGTACTGGCGTTAGGCATAATGCTCGGCGGCATAGGCTAA
- a CDS encoding VIT1/CCC1 family protein — protein MNETSLAAIKAMQLGEITEHVIYGYMARRVGGDNGKTLARIAAEEKRHAEIWSGFTGEMPKPNLVKVTLYRLCGLIFGLTFVINMMETGEQKAQAEYAKIAEAAPVALDIFKQEEEHEQALIAMIDDERLQYISSMVLGINDALVELTGALAGFTFALGDSAVICMAGFITGSAATLSMAASEYLSKKNDPSEKQPLKAAVYTGLAYMFAVCMLLAPYALIPSPLVALGGCLLSAAFVIFIFTFYVSVVRKEPFAPAFREMICISFGVAAVSFVIGWGAQRLLGISM, from the coding sequence ATGAACGAAACATCGCTCGCCGCGATAAAGGCGATGCAGCTCGGAGAAATAACGGAACACGTGATATACGGCTACATGGCGCGCCGCGTAGGCGGCGATAACGGGAAAACGCTCGCGCGCATAGCGGCCGAGGAAAAACGGCACGCCGAGATATGGAGCGGCTTCACCGGCGAAATGCCGAAGCCCAATCTCGTCAAGGTCACGCTTTACAGACTCTGCGGCCTGATCTTCGGACTCACCTTCGTCATAAACATGATGGAGACGGGCGAGCAGAAGGCCCAGGCTGAATACGCAAAAATCGCGGAGGCCGCTCCGGTGGCGCTCGACATATTCAAACAGGAAGAAGAACACGAACAGGCGCTCATCGCGATGATAGACGACGAGCGGCTCCAGTACATCAGCTCGATGGTACTCGGCATCAACGACGCTCTCGTCGAGCTGACCGGCGCGCTCGCCGGCTTCACATTCGCGCTCGGCGACTCAGCAGTGATCTGCATGGCCGGGTTCATCACGGGCAGCGCCGCGACTCTGTCGATGGCGGCGTCGGAGTACCTCTCGAAGAAAAACGACCCGTCCGAGAAACAACCGCTGAAAGCCGCAGTCTACACCGGCCTCGCCTACATGTTCGCCGTCTGTATGCTGCTCGCCCCGTACGCGTTGATTCCCTCGCCTCTCGTAGCGCTCGGCGGATGCCTGCTCAGCGCCGCCTTTGTTATATTCATCTTCACCTTCTACGTCTCCGTAGTGCGCAAAGAGCCGTTCGCTCCCGCCTTCCGCGAGATGATATGTATCAGCTTCGGCGTCGCCGCCGTCTCGTTCGTCATCGGCTGGGGCGCGCAGCGGCTGCTCGGAATTTCGATGTAA